A region from the Pristiophorus japonicus isolate sPriJap1 chromosome 14, sPriJap1.hap1, whole genome shotgun sequence genome encodes:
- the gpn2 gene encoding GPN-loop GTPase 2 isoform X2, with protein sequence MSEEPRPPTVIFGQVVIGPPGSGKTTYCLGMQEFLSKLGRKVVVVNLDPANDLLPYQCCVDIAELVKVDDVMDGLGLGPNGGLIYCMEYLETNLDWLQGKMEQFKDCYFLFDCPGQVELYTHNCSVRNILAQLAKWNFRLTAVHLVDSHYCTDPAKFISILCTSLSTMLHVELPHVNILSKMDLIEQFGKLAFNLDYYTEVLDLSYLLDHLAKDPFFKNFRRLNKKLVELVEDYSLVSFIPLNVQDKETMKHVMRAVDKANGYCFGNSEQRTLEAMMSAAVGADFQFTESLDAQEKYVRSIEENVEQKVMQLSHPNAEFDIT encoded by the exons ATGTCTGAAGAGCCCAGGCCTCCCACTGTCATTTTTGGCCAGGTGGTTATCGGGCCACCTGGCTCGGGGAAGACCACCTACTGCTTGGGGATGCAAGAGTTTCTCTCAAAGCTGGGCCgcaaggtggtggtggtgaaccTTGACCCTGCCAATGACCTCCTTCCGTACCAGTGTTGTGTGGACATTGCTGAGCTGGTGAAAGTTGATGATGTTATGGACGGTCTCGGACTGGGCCCCAATGGAGGACTCATTTACTGCATGGAATACTTAGAGACAAACCTGGATTGGTTGCAGGGCAAGATGGAACAGTTCAAGGACTGTTACTTCCTGTTTGACTGCCCTGGCCAGGTGGAGCTGTACACCCACAACTGTTCCGTGAGAAACATCCTCGCGCAGTTAGCCAAGTGGAATTTCAGG CTAACGGCTGTGCACCTGGTGGATTCTCACTACTGCACCGATCCGGCAAAGTTCATCTCAATTCTCTGCACATCCCTGTCCACCATGCTGCACGTGGAGCTGCCTCACGTCAACATTCTCTCCAAAATGGATCTCATCGAACAGTTTGGGAAACTGG CGTTTAACCTAGATTATTACACGGAGGTGTTGGATCTGTCTTACCTGTTGGATCACTTGGCCAAAGATCCTTTCTTCAAAAACTTTCGACGATTAAACAAGAAGCTGGTGGAACTGGTTGAAGATTACAGTCTGGTCTCCTTTATCCCTCTTAATGTGCAG GACAAAGAGACCATGAAGCATGTAATGAGAGCAGTCGATAAGGCAAATGGATACTGTTTTGGAAACTCAGAACAAAGAACTCTGGAGGCCATGATGTCTGCAGCAGTGGGGGCAGATTTCCAGTTCACAGA GTCCTTGGATGCCCAGGAGAAGTACGTGAGATCGATTGAGGAGAATGTGGAGCAGAAGGTGATGCAGCTCTCCCACCCAAATGCAGAATTTGATATAACGTGA
- the gpn2 gene encoding GPN-loop GTPase 2 isoform X1 gives MSEEPRPPTVIFGQVVIGPPGSGKTTYCLGMQEFLSKLGRKVVVVNLDPANDLLPYQCCVDIAELVKVDDVMDGLGLGPNGGLIYCMEYLETNLDWLQGKMEQFKDCYFLFDCPGQVELYTHNCSVRNILAQLAKWNFRLTAVHLVDSHYCTDPAKFISILCTSLSTMLHVELPHVNILSKMDLIEQFGKLAFNLDYYTEVLDLSYLLDHLAKDPFFKNFRRLNKKLVELVEDYSLVSFIPLNVQDKETMKHVMRAVDKANGYCFGNSEQRTLEAMMSAAVGADFQFTDRSLDAQEKYVRSIEENVEQKVMQLSHPNAEFDIT, from the exons ATGTCTGAAGAGCCCAGGCCTCCCACTGTCATTTTTGGCCAGGTGGTTATCGGGCCACCTGGCTCGGGGAAGACCACCTACTGCTTGGGGATGCAAGAGTTTCTCTCAAAGCTGGGCCgcaaggtggtggtggtgaaccTTGACCCTGCCAATGACCTCCTTCCGTACCAGTGTTGTGTGGACATTGCTGAGCTGGTGAAAGTTGATGATGTTATGGACGGTCTCGGACTGGGCCCCAATGGAGGACTCATTTACTGCATGGAATACTTAGAGACAAACCTGGATTGGTTGCAGGGCAAGATGGAACAGTTCAAGGACTGTTACTTCCTGTTTGACTGCCCTGGCCAGGTGGAGCTGTACACCCACAACTGTTCCGTGAGAAACATCCTCGCGCAGTTAGCCAAGTGGAATTTCAGG CTAACGGCTGTGCACCTGGTGGATTCTCACTACTGCACCGATCCGGCAAAGTTCATCTCAATTCTCTGCACATCCCTGTCCACCATGCTGCACGTGGAGCTGCCTCACGTCAACATTCTCTCCAAAATGGATCTCATCGAACAGTTTGGGAAACTGG CGTTTAACCTAGATTATTACACGGAGGTGTTGGATCTGTCTTACCTGTTGGATCACTTGGCCAAAGATCCTTTCTTCAAAAACTTTCGACGATTAAACAAGAAGCTGGTGGAACTGGTTGAAGATTACAGTCTGGTCTCCTTTATCCCTCTTAATGTGCAG GACAAAGAGACCATGAAGCATGTAATGAGAGCAGTCGATAAGGCAAATGGATACTGTTTTGGAAACTCAGAACAAAGAACTCTGGAGGCCATGATGTCTGCAGCAGTGGGGGCAGATTTCCAGTTCACAGA CAGGTCCTTGGATGCCCAGGAGAAGTACGTGAGATCGATTGAGGAGAATGTGGAGCAGAAGGTGATGCAGCTCTCCCACCCAAATGCAGAATTTGATATAACGTGA